In a single window of the Neoarius graeffei isolate fNeoGra1 chromosome 28, fNeoGra1.pri, whole genome shotgun sequence genome:
- the LOC132875937 gene encoding cystatin-B-like, translating to MAMMCGGTGYVRNANREVEKICDEVKPQVEEKAGKNFDVFKAISFSTQTVSGMNYFIKVHVGEDEYVHLRVFRSLPCEGYKLSLAEIQTSKAREDPVEYF from the exons ATGGCCATGATGTGTGGTGGAACAGGTTACGTTAGGAACGCAAATAGAGAGGTGGAGAAAATCTGTGATGAG GTGAAGCCACAGGTGGAAGAAAAAGCTGGGAAAAACTTTGATGTTTTTAAAGCCATATCATTCAGCACTCAGACTGTTTCAGGAATGAACTACTTCATTAAG gtaCATGTGGGTGAGGACGAATACGTACACCTGCGGGTGTTCAGGTCTCTCCCCTGTGAAGGATATAAACTCTCACTGGCAGAAATCCAGACCTCAAAAGCGAGAGAGGACCCTGTTGAATACTTCtga